The following are from one region of the Salvia splendens isolate huo1 chromosome 2, SspV2, whole genome shotgun sequence genome:
- the LOC121773703 gene encoding eEF1A lysine and N-terminal methyltransferase-like codes for MSLDPSIFETTVPSRYIRKNPRYITFTLPLPHLLLRAAVLDSPSASAPSTAAIWVPPGRESDWIFSTFSGLLQLLLSSPTPHPLSRLILLGNPPSSPNPTSFSSTSPPPPPPQNLAPLLLGLSPKSEFLGHSEIPEVPLLVYEDDVVKSSILEICNRPCVGEFLIENVELKFDDGVTEFRRRLRFKRMPNFVQSQIRIRPKKDSILDNLDDLEFELEKGVLVQPYLSPMVAGIAVIHRFLDEQSLPRALCLGVGGGALLGFLADHLNFEVDGVEEDEVVLEAARRHFGLNNEFIHLFVEDGIRYLKRIANKYDIVMVDLDSRDVMSAVSAPPVEFVEGSVLRAAREVLRDKGVLVANVIPSSKMFFERLVCGVEEIFEEVYEIDVGNEEDFVLIAAKSGVGEGWDGDGSAFLNKLKLVVSCSYIDSIRRISKIR; via the exons ATGTCGCTCGATCCATCAATATTCGAAACCACAGTCCCTTCCCGCTACATCagg aaaaacccCCGCTACATCACCTTCACACTCCCCCTCCCCCATCTCCTCCTCCGCGCCGCCGTCCTCGATTCCCCATCCGCCTCCGCCCCCTCCACCGCCGCCATATGGGTCCCACCAGGCCGCGAATCCGACTGGATTTTCTCCACCTTCTCCggcctcctccagctcctcctctCCTCACCCACCCCCCACCCACTCTCCCGCCTAATCCTCCTCGGAAATCCCCCATCTTCCCCCAATCCCACCTCCTTCAGTTCCACCTccccgccaccgccaccgccgcagAATCTCGCCCCCTTACTATTAGGGCTTTCCCCAAAATCCGAATTTCTAGGTCACAGTGAAATCCCAGAAGTGCCCTTGCTGGTTTACGAGGATGATGTGGTTAAAAGTTCAATCTTGGAGATCTGCAATAGGCCTTGTGTAGGTGAATTTCTCATTGAGAATGTTGAATTGAAGTTTGATGATGGGGTTACAGAGTTTAGGAGAAGGTTGAGGTTTAAGAGAATGCCTAATTttgtccaatcccaaattagaATTCGGCCTAAAAAAGATTCAATCTTGGATAATTTAGATGATTTGGAGTTTGAATTGGAAAAGGGGGTTTTGGTTCAGCCATATTTAAGCCCCATGGTAGCTGGCATTGCTGTGATTCACCGCTTCTTGGATGAACAATCGCTGCCGAGAGCGTTGTGTTTGGGAGTTGGTGGAGGTGCATTGCTCGGATTCTTGGCCGATCACCTCAATTTCGAGGTTGATGGAGTCGAGGAAGACGAGGTTGTGTTAGAAGCTGCCAGGAGGCATTTTGGATTAAACAACGAGTTTATCCATTTGTTTGTTGAAGATGGGATTAGATACCTCAAGAGGATTGCCAACAAGTATGACATTGTGATGGTTGATTTGGATTCGCGTGATGTGATGAGTGCCGTCTCCGCGCCACCTGTGGAGTTCGTGGAGGGCTCGGTTCTCAGGGCTGCGAGGGAGGTTCTTCGGGACAAGGGTGTCCTTGTCGCGAACGTGATTCCCTCGAGCAAGATGTTCTTCGAGAGGTTGGTTTGTGGAGTTGAGGAGATTTTTGAGGAGGTGTATGAGATTGATGTTGGGAATGAGGaggattttgttttgattgCAGCAAAATCAGGAGTTGGAGAGGGTTGGGATGGGGATGGTAGTGCATTTTTGAACAAGTTGAAGTTAGTTGTTTCTTGTTCTTACATAGATTCCATTAGGAGAATCTCAAAGATTAGATGA
- the LOC121769965 gene encoding LIM domain-containing protein WLIM1-like, giving the protein MASFTGTTQKCSACQKTVYLVDRLATGDRVFHRACFRCHHCKGTLKLGNYNSFEGVLYCRPHYDQLLKRTGSLAKSFNGTPKVVKTEKPLENENAAMIACMFNGTMERCIGCVKTVYPIEKVTVNGAAYHKSCFKCSYGGCTISPSNYIAHEGVLFCKHHHMQLIKAKGNLSQLESESIKESAPVAPTFVAEVEFQDDEAEAEAEPQC; this is encoded by the exons ATGGCCTCCTTCACTGGCACCACCCAGAAATGCAGTGCTTGCCAGAAGACCGTGTATCTGGTCGATCGCCTCGCTACTGGCGACCGCGTCTTCCACAGGGCCTGCTTCCGCTGCCATCACTGCAAAGGCACCCTCAAGCTCGGAAACTACAACTCTTTCGAGGGGGTGCTCTACTGCAGGCCCCACTATGATCAGCTCCTCAAGAGGACTGGCAGCCTCGCCAAGAGCTTCAATG GAACACCAAAGGTAGTCAAGACAGAAAAGCCTCTAGAAAACGAg aATGCAGCCATGATCGCATGCATGTTTAATGGAACCATGGAGAGATGCATCGGTTGTGTTAAGACTGTTTATCCCATTGAAAAG GTTACTGTGAATGGGGCTGCATACCACAAGAGCTGCTTCAAATGCAGCTACGGAGGGTGCACGATAAGCCCATCCAACTACATTGCGCATGAGGGTGTGCTCTTCTGCAAACACCACCACATGCAGCTCATCAAGGCTAAGGGAAACCTCAGCCAGCTCGAGAGCGAATCCATCAAAGAATCAGCACCGGTCGCCCCAACTTTTGTTGCTGAGGTTGAATTTCAAGATGACGAAGCTGAAGCTGAAGCCGAACCTCAATGCTGA
- the LOC121763675 gene encoding uncharacterized RNA-binding protein C1827.05c-like has product MGLKSKKKVAAKSSKKAAVQFSASKPKSEGADYLPLEGGPAKSIPKTENKENKATVLYIGRIPHGFYETEMEAFFQQFGAVKRLRIARNRKTGKSKHFGFIEFMSPEVAKVVEECMHNYLMYEHLLQVSIVPPEKVHPRLWKGVGRSYKPVDRVHIERKHHDKEQTLEQQQKLVTGVLKRDQKRRKRIEAAGIDYECPEMVGCVQAAPKKIRFTD; this is encoded by the exons ATGGGATTAAAATCGAAGAAGAAGGTAGCTGCCAAGAGCTCGAAGAAGGCTGCCGTGCAGTTTTCAGCTTCAAAACCTAAATCCGAAGGCGCTGATTACTTG CCTTTGGAGGGCGGTCCGGCGAAGAGTATTCCGAAGACCGAGAATAAAGAGAACAAAGCAACCGTTTTGTATATTGGAAGAATTCCACACGGATTTTATGAAACTGAGATGGAAG CTTTCTTTCAGCAGTTTGGTGCGGTTAAGAGACTTAGGATTGCTAGGAATAGGAAG ACGGGGAAATCAAAGCATTTTGGATTCATCGAGTTTATGTCTCCTGAG GTTGCCAAAGTTGTTGAAGAATGTATGCATAACTATCTAATGTATGAGCACCTCCTCCAAGTTAGCATCGTTCCTCCTGAGAAAGTTCATCCAAGATT ATGGAAAGGCGTGGGCCGCTCTTACAAGCCAGTGGACAGGGTTCACATTGAGAGGAAGCACCATGACAAG GAACAGACCCTAGAGCAGCAGCAGAAGTTAGTTACTGGCGTGCTGAAACGGGACCAAAAGAGAAGAAAGCGGATTGAGGCAGCTGGTATTGATTATGAGTGCCCAGAAATG GTGGGCTGTGTGCAGGCTGCTCCAAAGAAGATTAGATTCACAGATTGA